A genomic stretch from Diprion similis isolate iyDipSimi1 chromosome 1, iyDipSimi1.1, whole genome shotgun sequence includes:
- the LOC124408795 gene encoding protein unc-80 homolog isoform X5 gives MANMEKRRSIDDSLHDQALPIPIQTFLWRQTSPFIRAKLGKLHEASCMFCQRAPGHHEMKEACKSFEKVLVQNLHFGLSPSLTDALGAVPRWRLIQAALPHVLHAAANLLHNRKDTNLQSLGAVETKLLYTLHWIILDAAEECADADAEAGIYHSNPFYYLFSIPTMSLFVYLFAPICNHLKESDFTTNFRLENGLKMWTALWECRHPDTPCFTAHCRPKPRALWTRSMKMSKHNQQFDDIFLAKKGATEEFLDTESPPSQSASVCFSDQGAPPSTKQPDEDQSNWVSSPKDTVFPETIPEESSSTEDEHVVIFRLPSLTESEKTIDGVKEVSTIFAGEASIFHVAMGRTTNAFKSTMTIEQVTAISGLDAKQFESKPFMQKMGSLDKDSVDSSKIMGTATNFHGSPTTRSTIRNGGHASIVDICAATFLDVAVLRCLFVAQWQEEGVFWALQFLYHRLREISEESYTQQQPRRRSNSLPIPKIEVSIYQSPESNRREEAKDFIEVPEPKDVSILADLATFSESPYASKLADSSHTRRASEKVKKRMKMADLKAFVETKLLSKSEKTLEKIGQDEPKPFFEQECHRSLDTGDDHLTRPASTFSKIFDAKDVDRIKHPTNLIKGKSMPSLRYIGDTRVERKQGRFYSQSYAVPNPIITVTEHTPTPSPDYMKRQGSIDSQLDATSLHGSRLGFERKPSLTRSQTDSNITYTGEEIPEAPGSACYITKEGDIDYQVVLKAVHAVALRDNLCCTLRVCENILNLLELLMDMGVLKQCLREEATNSNAGSNSGKSDKAPSKHDSPTNDQQQKSNSRPTGVEVTAHHLLMNCVIRVLKHLGCPHGCAEGMRGPPADFIRSQGQTILCKLHRASSRQFSKFLRSMIRDQPIPEILDFFHAYVGFCVDPSSLLSPLNQKRSSSKSPDVASQGGYATNFGAGLGGGGGRGIEGQIMCNVFKTLVTRFVKSFKELKSQENVTIHCDLRQLMTYIKEAHGGVFRRVALSGLLDSADRPNKRNNSNIQTTRVIRHIHQSELEENVDLGAESCYVMDDRGTRKFLFKKRSTSSTCASLLETELSEENAKISQSPSGNLRKKHHILTPRQSERNLGIAESCMGSAKSRKLKRFQIGGIVNWFRKEYGRTDSTDSHDSSESPTEGSFIRQPSIHHAYYRSTSRGGRGVGQTLQKAKRRMEDQLNKIGLGKGKKKESLEEAPGCYFSRRNSMDIGEASRESEFVVLKERRMVPIALVHTGMLRFSFLLETCQPGSVPDHHLMAAILDLPHAPVVARAALILECAHLVHQCNKGHWPTWMKLNFPIFRPSVPLNSRNAPTGLRRTHVLQRSAGKLFYQWAEAIGTRLEEMLAEDKLNVDAITAMVSDENKQKELVVEDEEEDFLDEASINGYGSQCPIALRLVACTLLLEITAFLRETYQTLPKSSRLSTRERPPPWERMYSREANRRWSMALSSMGHSQTSAQSLQSIAGDREAERKISFVLHEPDNESEGSSKSTVTIQGEEIQINDKEKSKRTPAPQGRPFLLRRGTTGNPTGSFKRRSLKLRRGTKDGKDVEGESYTVKRADSIQSKRKVSSLSDRSDTSEPGLGGEVSGEESPGILSDDQPPESPSDSNDTDETNKNFPWLKVVVQIANSFNFYCSHQNFCHPICYRRQMRASARLIKSIRKIYGEEFGIINGTGTFDFDTDKKDDTKKDKRSRKISDQASTQVSPVRRKDSMGRKDRIERALDGSQSGRLIGGHRDSSKDIAESDFDRGKDSSKRSDKDNRSKNLPPISKYIKTQVKDAFHTPLATLVKGAVVMSEELFVDILSVSWELLLESNQEVAASAASLFIISAVRAPNQASDIMHHGLHHTNTTIRINAILRFQVLWKLRYQVWPRMEEAAHMTFKVPPPGIEFTLPSPKIGIESLPVVDPPWMPQVKTKVEEVTINQERHRSLVTATKTRKKQQTELIKKALQAQDDKKREERENFLITTIPITVQAAYEPSPVGDDHDEGNVGDEDPGESVPRNTSHHGQSALSLFPSSLCSAIIQIINLLDDAAVSEDGNAVYEVAYQVIWNCLVEDSALFLRYVLERLTREKQELMFKILRHLIRFVPKLPQQAAFALYNYIIGYVMFYVRSPHEEGQKLIGTALSILWMVVHSVHGIMFKDLKQILRKEQCDASILLTANVPSAKKIIVHGPQDPDAGGIPSQFPVQEDTQFCQILRESVDFFGIEESKHKEYFLIDYKTHQIHNPTSYVRDYYFFKRSQYPQLELVHMKPEEAFNALQRQELIHKFVEIGKVLLTWAILKNVDMVVQRVVFLHEELMKLPSFPRKALEADLDLYKGGEIGKELLGLDVLHKFMWVRLIARMFEAMAGNFAYSGDIHLFLNVLNGAIILHSEDSCILRYVMATYINAAHNFKNIFSTNGYLLIMPTLLQLYSNHQTNKLVKTTVEYAVKQFYLMNRKPFILQMFGSVSAILDTDEMSVHGEAHKVASNCLFNLLLSLETPSPDPLNIGELVKEDKPLKAIDFCYHDENEMVTVLDCISLCVMVIAYAADSVRGQQMLIILEAILPCYVQQIQSPTYNKEGKTEKEIINQLAIAVKTLVNNSEALTKNYNGPQRSSPEHKGSSQRNYGKGPYSPGFDFDDETHNKYVEHSRTKILYDRDNEDSENCHKTEFRRPRDTLLNMVGDFLARCSVRLAELNKKATQDGKAIELLDSKCHVRLADIAHSLLKISPYDSDTMGCRGLRRYMNDILPSTEWSNDDMRPALIIILRRLDKTFSKIYKKASIRRNTDWEAAGDLLKGVYETLSRYPYIAHFQHLKTLLSTCQALIIGDTTGLVEVASAASAALMSQIPPQHFCSTVLRLIALHVISLGEVYSLENVCGGQSMFATQNRTESVLLNLLIPLFLRVGTGRKDVPKLRQADISFALTAVLNTLWPPTAKTAPITAQNLKTATDMRTGSLTFTARDAKAPTKISLTLYQVAFLALKIMIICFEAELKKEWPRILRTMRLLNKRNEASIHLWDFLEFVVTHRTALYIQMSPFIVHKIGQPPISEHERNMQSIIRKKINGIGMPVPKSRGTLLTDLSHDLKDLKEEIDDRKFDEMQPEPKRSVVDMHPGAPNAMPNSNEGQHGRTQRPSLIDLLTGDLGSRAHINRTPAETPSQHSQPTPVSHPTPPHTCNQSLIPKSAHAIQPQFPVIHPPTSVQPTTNVTRGSASSTSAGSTTLKEVSEDSTKDMQLDQPLSTDRSQPSSANDEHNNVKSHPILPHQKTSKLRFVSSVEFRHSSGETLTTQLSPSSPTEDSSGESRSNRPRLQRSTGQSKKTFRLRKSRRSRIEVSHIKLESPDTSNQPMASTPPTATELSVSGIPSESSSIRSKRSLSARQGHNDSRGNHQQSDISWDEDTSVVSQTSSTSGYRDSYSMQLISLESGIQSAPPLASPDLNDLPSTSSATTNYIVCDGSSPDCSINGSGGEKTALLTNSQRSSSQHSLLMVFQTQDEDTLI, from the exons ATGGCTAACATGGAAAAAAGACGGTCCATTGATGACAGCTTGCATGATCAAGCCTTGCCTATTCCAATACAGACCTTTCTCTGGAGACAAACAAG TCCGTTCATACGAGCCAAGCTTGGAAAACTTCACGAAGCATCATGTATG TTCTGTCAACGTGCGCCCGGCCATCAT GAAATGAAAGAAGCGTGCAAG TCCTTTGAGAAAGTACTCGTACAGAATTTACACTTCGGACTCTCACCGTCGTTGACTGATGCTCTGGGTGCTGTTCCTCGATGGCGTCTCATCCAAGCTGCTCTTCCACACGTCCTGCATGCCGCAGCAAACCTTTTACATAACAG AAAAGACACCAATCTCCAAAGTCTTGGAGCAGTTGAGACAAAGCTTCTCTATACTTTGCACTGGATCATTTTGGACGCTGCTGAAGAATGTGCAGACGCAGATGCCGAAGCTGGAATTTATCACTCCAATCCATTCTATTACTTGTTCTCTATACCAACAATGTCG TTATTTGTTTATCTTTTTGCTCCGATCTGCAACCACCTAAAGGAGTCAGACTTCACTACCAACTTCCGTCTAGAAAACGGTCTCAAAATGTGGACCGCGCTATGGGAATGTCGACATCCTGATACCCCTTGTTTCACAGCGCATTGTCGTCCAAAACCACGAGCACTATGGACTCGTTCAATGAAGATGTCTAAGCACAATCAACAGTTCGATGACATATTCTTAGCAA AAAAAGGCGCCACTGAAGAATTCTTAGACACAGAAAGCCCGCCGAGTCAATCAGCTAGTGTGTGCTTTTCTGACCAAGGTGCTCCCCCATCAACCAAACAACCGGATGAAGAC CAGAGTAATTGGGTCTCTTCACCAAAAGATACAGTATTTCCCGAAACGATACCTGAAGAAAGTTCAAGCACCGAAGACGAACATGTG GTAATATTCAGACTACCATCTCTCACAGAGTCGGAGAAGACTATAGACGGTGTGAAAGAGGTGTCAACAATTTTTGCT GGTGAAGCCAGCATTTTTCATGTTGCCATGGGCCGTACGACGAATGCCTTCAAATCCACCATGACTATAGAACAAGTCACTGCAATATCCGGCTTAGACGCGAAACAATTTGAATCGAAACCATTCATGCAGAAAATGGG ATCGTTAGACAAGGACTCAGTTGATAGTTCTAAAATCATGGGAACTGCTACAAACTTTCATGGCTCACCTACCACTCGATCTACGATTAGAAATGGAGGCCATGCATCGATTGTTGATATATGCGCAGCGACATTCCTTGATGTGGCTGTCCTCAGATGTCTCTTTGTTGCGCAATGGCAAGAAGAAGGTGTATTTTGGGCTCTTCAGTTTCTGTATCATCG GCTCCGAGAAATCAGCGAAGAGTCCTACACGCAGCAGCAACCTCGGAGACGGAGCAATTCTTTACCGATTCCAAAAATCGAGGTATCGATCTACCAAAGTCCGGAGAGTAACAGGCGCGAAGAGGCTAAGGATTTCATCGAAGTCCCAGAGCCCAAAGACGTTTCTATTCTTGCAG ATCTTGCTACCTTTTCAGAATCTCCGTACGCTTCAAAGTTGGCTGATTCAAGCCACACTCGGCGTGCCagtgaaaaagttaaaaagcGTATGAAAATGGCCGATCTCAAAGCGTTTGTTGAAACTAAACTGCTGTCGAAGTCTGAAAAAACTTTGGAAAAGATCGGCCAAGATGAACCGAAGCCATTTTTTGAACAG GAATGTCATAGGAGCCTGGACACAGGAGATGATCATCTGACTAGACCGGCTTCtacattttcgaaaatattcgaTGCAAAAGATGTAGACAGAATAAAGCATCCGACCAATTTAATTAAAGGGAAAAGCATGCCCAGTTTGAG atACATAGGCGACACTCGCGTAGAAAGAAAGCAGGGTCGATTTTACAGTCAATCTTACGCTGTTCCCAATCCTATAATTACCGTGACCGAACACACGCCTACACCATCTCCGGATTACATGAAACGTCAG GGTTCCATCGATAGTCAACTAGACGCAACCAGTCTGCATGGTAGTCGATTAGGATTTGAAAGAAAGCCAAGTCTTACCAGATCGCAAACTGACTCGAATATCACTTATACCGGAGAAGAAATTCCCGAAGCTCCAGGATCAGCTTGCTACATCACCAAAGAAGGCGACATAGATTATCAAGTGGTACTCAAG GCTGTACACGCGGTAGCGCTCCGAGATAACTTGTGCTGTACGTTGCGTGTCTGTGAAAACATCTTAAATCTGTTGGAACTACTGATGGATATGGGAGTGCTGAAACAATGTCTTCGCGAGGAGGCAACTAACAGTAATGCTG GTTCTAATAGCGGCAAGTCTGATAAGGCTCCCAGTAAGCATGATTCTCCGACGAatgaccagcagcagaaaagtaACAGTAGACCAACGGGAGTGGAAGTAACTGCACATCATTTGTTGATGAATTGTGTGATCAGAGTTTTAAAACATTTGGGATGTCCACACGGTTGTGCGGAAGGCATGCGTGGTCCACCTGCAGACTTTATTCGGTCGCAAGGTCAAACTATACTTTGCAAACTACATCGCGCAAGTTCTcgacaattttcaaagtttttacgAAGTATGATTCGTGATCAACCCATACCAGAGATTTTGGATTTCTTTCACGCTTATGTGGGATTCTGCGTAGATCCAAGTTCGTTATTATCTCCACTTA ACCAGAAACGAAGCTCGAGCAAATCCCCGGATGTTGCATCACAGGGAGGGTACGCAACTAATTTTGGTGCTGGCCTAGGCGGGGGTGGAGGTCGTGGCATAGAGGGGCAAATAATGTGCAATGTCTTTAAGACTCTGGTCACAAGATTTGTCAAATCTTTCAAGGAATTGAAGTCTCAGGAAAACGTGACCATTCACTGTGATCTCAGGCAGCTAATGACTTACATTAAGGAAGCTCATGGTGGGGTTTTCCGTCGAGTTGCTCTCAGCGGTTTACTAGATTCTGCTGACAGAccgaacaaacgaaataacAGCAATATTCAAACGACTCGTGTCATAAG ACACATACATCAATCGGAACTAGAAGAAAACGTTGACCTTGGCGCCGAGTCATGCTACGTTATGGATGACAGAGGAAcccgtaaatttttattcaaaaagcGGAGCACTTCCTCCACATGTGCC AGCCTCTTGGAGACGGAACTGAGTGAAGAAAATGCAAAGATCAGCCAAAGTCCGTCGGGGAATTTGCGAAAGAAACATCATATCCTAACTCCTAGACAAAGCGAGCGAAATTTGGGTATTGCTGAGTCTTGCATGGGATCTGCAAAGTCACGGAAATTGAAGCGATTTCAAATTGGAGGAATCG TAAATTGGTTCCGAAAGGAATACGGCCGAACTGATTCAACGGATAGCCATGATAGCAGCGAATCTCCAACAGAGGGTAGTTTCATCAGACAACCAAGTATACATCATGCTTATTATCGCAGTACTTCGAGAGGTGGAAGAGG GGTTGGCCAAACGCTACAGAAAGCAAAGCGTAGAATGGAGGATCAATTGAACAAAATTGGATTaggaaagggaaaaaagaaagagagttTGGAAGAAGCACCAGGATGTT ATTTCAGCCGAAGAAACTCTATGGATATCGGCGAGGCATCTAGAGAGTCAGAATTCGTAGtgttgaaagaaagaaggatgGTTCCTATCGCCTTGGTGCACACTGGTATGCTGAggttttcatttctattgGAAACATGTCAACCAGGTTCCGTACCAGATCATCATTTGATGGCAGCCATCCTGGACTTG CCACACGCACCTGTCGTAGCACGTGCCGCACTCATTTTGGAATGTGCCCATCTCGTACACCAGTGCAATAAAGGCCATTGGCCGACATGGATGAAACTAAATTTCCCAATCTTCCGCCCTTCCGTCCCACTCAATAGTCGAAATGCACCTACTGGTCTGCGGCGAACACATGTTTTGCAGCGGTCAGCTGGAAAATTGTTCTACCAATGGGCAGAG GCTATTGGTACAAGATTGGAAGAAATGCTTGCTGAGGATAAGCTTAATGTGGATGCCATAACGGCAATGGTTTCTGACGAAAATAAACAGAAGGAACTTGTGgtggaggatgaggaggaggactTTCTCGATGAAG CCAGTATCAATGGTTATGGATCTCAATGTCCAATTGCTCTTCGACTGGTAGCTTGTACACTTCTTTTGGAGATAACGGCTTTTTTGAGAGAGACATATCAGACTTTGCCAAAGTCCAGCAGACTGTCAACTCGAGAACGACCTCCACCTTGGGAAAGAATGTATAGTCGTGAAGCCAATCGCCGGTGGAGTATGGCTCTTTCATCAATGGGACATTCCCAGACATCGGCACAAAGTCTCCAGTCCATTGCTGGAGATCGAGAGGCAG AGAGAAAGATTAGTTTTGTGCTGCACGAACCAGACAATGAATCGGAGGGCAGTAGCAAGTCTACTGTAACAATTCAAGGGGAGGAGATACAAATTAACGACAAGGAGAAGAGCAAACGTACTCCTGCTCCACAGGGGCGTCCATTTTTATTACGTCGTGGAACAACAGGTAATCCAACTGGATCCTTTAAACGAAGAAGCTTGAAGCTACGCAGAGGAACCAAGGATGGAAAAGACGTAGAGGGTGAATCTT ATACTGTAAAACGTGCAGACTCTATTCAGTCAAAAAGGAAAGTGAGCTCTTTATCAGACAGGAGCGACACTTCTGAACCAGGACTTGGCGGTGAAGTAAGCGGTGAAGAATCTCCAGGAATACTTAGCGATGATCAACCTCCGGAGAGTCCAAGTGACAGCAATGACACTGATGAaaccaataaaaattttccctggCTAAAG GTAGTTGTGCAAATAGCAAATTCCTTCAACTTTTACTGTTCTCATCAAAATTTCTGCCACCCAATATGTTATCGACGACAAATGCGCGCTAGTGCCAGGCTTATAAAATCAATTAGAAAAATCTATGGAGAGGAGTTCGGGATTATCAATGGAACTGGTACATTTGATTTTGATACAGACAAAAAAGATGATACCAAAAAGGACAAACGAAGTCGCAAGATTTCTGATCAAGCCAGTACTCAAGTCTCACCGGTTCGTCGAAAAGATAGCATGGGCAGAAAGGACAG gATTGAGAGAGCCTTAGACGGTTCTCAATCTGGTAGACTAATCGGAGGGCACAGAGACTCATCTAAAGATATCGCAGAATCAGATTTTGACAGAGGGAAAGATTCATCAAAAAGATCTGATAAAGATAATCGTTCCAAAAATCTGCCaccaatttcaaaatacataaaaacTCAG GTCAAAGATGCATTCCATACACCATTGGCAACGTTGGTTAAGGGTGCTGTTGTGATGTCAGAAGAATTATTTGTCGATATTCTTTCTGTATCTTGGGAACTTCTGCTTGAATCAAACCAAGAAGTTGCTGCATCAGCGGCATCCTTGTTCATTATTTCGGCAGTACGAGCTCCAAACCAAGCAAGCGATATAATGCACCATGGCCTACATCATACGAATACCACAATTAGAATAAACGCTATTCTCAGATTTCAAGTCCTTTGGAAACTGCGATATCAGGTTTGGCCCCGTATGGAGGAAGCTGCTCATATGACCTTCAAAGTCCCACCACCTGGTATAGAATTCACATTGCCTTCTCCGAAAATTGGAATAGAATCGTTACCAGTTGTCGATCCACCATGGATGCCTCAAGTTAAAACGAAAGTTGAAGAAGTGACGATTAATCAGGAACGTCAT AGGTCATTAGTAACAGCGACGAAAACTCGCAAGAAGCAACAAACTGAACTTATAAAAAAAGCTCTCCAGGCACAGGATGATAAAAAacgagaggagagagaaaattttttaattaccacTATACCGATTACGGTACAAGCAGCTTACGAGCCTAGTCCTGTTGGCGATGACCATGATGAAG GAAACGTAGGAGATGAAGATCCGGGCGAATCAGTACCCAGGAACACTTCACATCACGGACAATCTGCTCTGTCGTTGTTTCCATCGTCTTTGTGTTCAGctattatacaaataattaaTCTTCTAGATGACGCTGCAGTTTCTGAAGATGGAAACGCAGTATATGAAGTTGCTTATCAA GTGATTTGGAATTGCTTGGTAGAGGACAGTGCTTTGTTTTTACGATACGTCTTGGAGCGTTTGACGAGGGAGAAGCAAGAACTGATGTTCAAAATCCTTAGACATCTTATCAGATTTGTTCCAAAACTTCCACAACAGGCTGCCTTTGCTCTGTACAATTACATCATAGGATATGTTATGTTTTACGTACGTTCTCCGCATGAGGAAGGACAAAAGCTTATTGGGACAGCCTTGTCAATACTATGGATG GTAGTACACAGTGTTCATGGAATAATGTTCAAAGATTTAAAGCAAATACTGAGGAAAGAGCAGTGCGATGCCTCGATTCTTCTCACGGCTAACGTGCCATCggctaaaaaaattatagtacACGGTCCACAGGATCCAGATGCAGGTGGAATCCCCTCACAATTTCCTGTACAAGAGGATACGCAATTTTGTCAGATATTGAGAGAATCTGTGGATTTTTTTGGTATTGAAGAAAGTAAACATAAGGAGTATTTTTTGATCGATTACAAAACAC ATCAAATACACAACCCGACCTCTTATGTACGAGACTACTATTTCTTCAAGCGGTCTCAGTACCCTCAACTTGAACTTGTGCACATGAAACCTGAAGAAGCCTTCAATGCCTTACAGCGTCAGGAATTGATTCATAAGTTTGTAGAGATCGGCAAAGTCCTCTTAACGTgggcaattttgaaaaatgtggataTGGTTGTACAAAGGGTAGTATTTTTGCATGAAGAACTTATGAAACTTCCTTCTTTTCCAAGAAAAGCCCTGGAGGCTGACCTCGATCTCTACAAAGGTGGAGAAATTGGGAAG GAACTCCTTGGCCTAGATGTATTGCACAAATTTATGTGGGTGAGATTAATCGCTCGAATGTTTGAAGCGATGGCAGGAAATTTTGCTTATTCCGGTGACATTCATCTGTTTCTCAACGTTCTAAACGGAGCAATAATACTCCACAGTGAAGATTCATGTATTTTGAGATACGTAATGGCTACATACATCAATGCTGCtcacaattttaaaaatattttctcaacaaaTGGATACTTACTAATTATGCCTACGTTATTACAATTGTATTCCAATcatcaaacaaacaaactggtGAAGACCACGGTTGAATATGCTGTCAAACAATTTTATCTTATGAATAGAAAACCTTTCATACTTCAAATGTTTGGTAGCGTATCAGCAATTTTAGACACCGATGAAATGAGCGTACACGGAGAAGCTCATAAG GTTGCATCTAATTGCCTGTTCAATCTTTTGTTAAGCTTGGAAACCCCATCACCAGATCCTTTAAATATTGGAGAATTGGTGAAAGAAGATAAACCTCTAAAGGCTATTGATTTTTGTTAccacgatgaaaatgaaatggttACAGTTTTGGACTGTATCTCTCTTTGTGTTATGGTTATTGCATACGCAGCTGATTCAGTTCGTGGGCAACAAATGCTG ATAATCTTGGAGGCAATACTACCTTGTTATGTGCAGCAGATTCAATCACCCACTTATAATAAAGAGGGAAAAACTGAAAAGGAAATTATTAATCAATTAGCTATTGCTGTGAAGACCTTAGTCAACAACTCCGAAGCTCTGACTAA AAATTACAACGGACCGCAGAGGTCGAGCCCAGAACATAAAGGCTCCAGTCAAAGAAATTACGGCAAAGGTCCGTATTCGCCtggttttgattttgatgatgAAACCCACAATAAATATGTAGAACATTCGAGGACGAAGATTTTGTATGATAGAGACAATGAAGACTCGGAAAATTGCCATAAGACTGAATTCAGGAGACCAAGAGATACTCTCCTGAATATGGTAGGAGATTTCCTTGCTAGATGCTCTGTGCGTCTTGCCGAACTGAATAAAAAAGCAACTCAGGATGGTAAAGCAATCGAATTACTTGATTCCAAATGCCATGTG AGACTAGCGGATATCGCTCACAGTCTTCTAAAGATTTCACCCTACGATTCCGATACAATGGGCTGCAGAGGATTGCGAAGATACATGAATGATATACTCCCATCCACCGAATGGTCCAATGACGACATGAGGCCAgctttgataattattttaagacGGCTTGACAAAACGTTCagcaaaatttataaaaaagctTCAATAAGACGAAACACCGACTGGGAAGCTGCGGGTGATTTGCTAAAGGGTGTTTACGAAACATTGTCAAGATATCCGTACATCGCTCATTTTCAACACTTGAAGACGCTTTTAAGCACATGCCAG GCTCTCATAATTGGGGATACAACTGGCTTGGTGGAAGTAGCATCGGCTGCATCAGCTGCTCTAATGAGTCAAATACCACCACAGCATTTTTGTTCAACAGTATTACGTTTGATAGCTCTCCACGTGATTTCTCTCGGGGAAGTCTATTCACTAGAGAATGTCTGCGGAGGCCAATCAATGTTCGCTACTCAAAATCGAACGGAAAGTGTACTTTTAAATCTACTAATACCTCTGTTCTTGCGCGTTGGCACGGGAAGAAAGG ATGTTCCGAAACTGAGACAGGCAGACATAAGTTTTGCTCTGACAGCTGTTTTGAATACCCTGTGGCCACCGACGGCAAAAACTGCTCCCATCACAgcacaaaatttaaaaactgcgACCGACATGAGAACTGGTAGCTTGACGTTCACTGCCAGGGATGCAAAGGCTCCAACAAAAATATCATTAACATTGTATCAAGTTGCATTTTTAg cATTGAAGATTATGATAATTTGCTTTGAAGCAGAACTGAAGAAAGAATGGCCTAGAATTTTACGCACCATGCGACTTTTGAATAAGCGGAATGAGGCATCTATACATTTGTGGGACTTTTTGGAATTTGTTGTCACTCATCGGACTGCTCTTTACATACAAATGTCACCCTTCATAGTGCACAAAATTGGGCAGCCACCGATATCCGAACACGAGAGAAACATGCAGAGCattattagaaaaaagatCAACGGTATCGGTATGCCGGTTCCAAAATCACGCGGAACCTTGTTGACTGACTTATCTCACGATCTGAAAGATCTGAAAGAGGAAATCGACGACCGTAAGTTTG ATGAAATGCAACCGGAACCAAAAAGGAGTGTAGTCGACATGCACCCAGGAGCTCCGAATGCGATGCCGAATAGCAACGAGGGGCAGCATGGACGGACTCAGAGACCTTCTCTTATCGACTTACTTACAGGGGATCTCGGTTCGCGTGCTCATATCAATCGTACCCCTGCAGAGACTCCCTCTCAACATTCTCAGCCTACACCAGTGTCTCATCCAACTCCACCACACACTTGTAATCAATCACTCATCCCAAAATCAGCACATGCGATTCAACCTCAATTCCCTGTCATACATCCACCAACTTCAGTACAACCAACTACTAATGTCACCAGAG GCTCTGCATCGAGTACAAGTGCCGGATCAACAACATTGAAGGAGGTCAGCGAGGACAGTACTAAGGATATGCAACTGGATCAGCCTCTTTCGACag ATAGATCCCAACCATCTTCTGCTAATGATGAACATAACAATGTTAAGTCTCACCCTATATTACCTCATCAAAAGACGTCCAAACTGCGCTTTGTCTCTTCTGTAGAGTTTAGGCACTCTTCAG GAGAAACCTTAACAACTCAATTGAGTCCAAGCAGTCCAACCGAGGACAGCTCTGGGGAATCTCGCAGCAACAGACCACGTCTACAGCGTTCAACAGGACAAAGCAAGAAAACTTTTCGCTTAAGAAAAAGTCGAAGGAGTCGTATTGAA gTGTCACATATAAAATTGGAGTCCCCAGATACTTCCAATCAACCGATGGCATCAACTCCACCAACAGCTACGGAACTATCAGTTTCTGGTATCCCATCTGAATCATCATCAATTCGATCGAAGCGTAGTCTATCTGCTCGTCAAGGACACAATGATAGTCGTGGTAATCATCAACAATCGGACATATCGTGGGACGAAGATACCAGCGTGGTTTCGCAAACTTCGAGTACTTCCGGTTATCGCGATTCTTATAGCATGCAACTTATCTCATTGGAAAGTGGAATTCAATCCGCTCCGCCCTTGGCCTCACCTGATCTCAACGATCTGCCCTCTACCAGTAGCGCTACAACGAATTACATTGTATGCGATGGTAGCTCACCTGATTGTTCGATTAATGGAAGtggaggagaaaaaactgcCTTATTAACAAACAGTCAGCGATCATCGTCCCAGCACTCTCTACTTATGGTATTTCAAACACAGGACGAGGACACGTTAATCTGA